One Brassica napus cultivar Da-Ae chromosome C4, Da-Ae, whole genome shotgun sequence genomic region harbors:
- the LOC125585884 gene encoding uncharacterized protein LOC125585884 encodes MSIREYEVEFNRLRMFAGDGITEEDLIRKFLGGMRVEIRNRCRVVTYQRLGDLVEKVAEQEAGLAEEQKILKSAQPKPGKNAQSQKKAGDQPERPKCTRCLRYHFGECLKCNKCGRFGHLKRFCRSQIVAATPLAQVAPRATVVASGACFTCGQHGHFSRNCPTNGPAAKRQAVAPHVYALGEANGVEPTAGSVSVGGEVAHTLFDTGASHSFVSSRLVKSWPFKGVFEPNTKQIQTAGTERIAATGVHRDVPVLLGGFVFTGDLAEMELDYYDVILGMDCLSRHREVLDCPNARVHIPREEGKITFQCVQAHRGILIVSMMHAEDLLERGAEGFLVTISMVKNNGHHELQDILVVEEFEDLFEALKGPPPVRGDALTIELEPGTSPVS; translated from the exons ATGTCAATCAGGGAGTATGAGGTGGAGTTCAATCGACTTCGCATGTTTGCAGGAGATGGCATTACTGAGGAAGACCTGATTAGGAAGTTTTTGGGTGGGATGCGAGTCGAGATCCGCAACAGATGTCGTGTCGTCACTTACCAAAGGTTGGGAGATTTGGTGGAGAAAGTTGCTGAGCAGGAAGCAGGTTTGGCAGAGGAACAAAAAATCCTCAAATCAGCTCAGCCTAAGCCTGGGAAGAATGCACAGTCTCAGAAGAAGGCAGGGGACCAGCCAGAGAGACCCAAGTGTACTCGATGTCTTCGCTATCATTTTGGAGAGTGTTTGAAGTGTAATAAGTGCGGGCGATTCGGTCACCTCAAGAGATTCTGTAGGAGTCAGATAGTTGCCGCGACTCCACTAGCTCAGGTAGCACCGAGAGCTACAGTAGTTGCATCGGGAGCCTGCTTCACTTGTGGCCAGCATGGCCATTTCTCCAGGAACTGCCCGACTAATGGGCCTGCAGCTAAGCGTCAAGCCGTTGCTCCACATGTGTATGCCCTAGGAGAGGCCAATGGAGTTGAGCCGACAGCCG GATCGGTTTCTGTGGGAGGTGAGGTAGCTCACACTCTTTTTGATACGGGAGCTTCTCACAGCTTCGTGAGTTCGCGACTAGTCAAGTCTTGGCCTTTTAAGGGTGTCTTTGAGCCAAATACCAAGCAGATTCAGACAGCCGGAACAGAGAGAATTGCAGCCACTGGCGTGCATCGAGATGTACCTGTCTTACTTGGAGGGTTCGTTTTCACCGGGGACCTAGCAGAGATGGAGCTAGATTACTATGATGTTATACTTGGGATGGATTGCCTGTCGCGGCATCGAGAGGTGTTAGATTGCCCGAATGCAAGAGTTCATATCCCTAGAGAAGAGGGGAAGATCACATTCCAGTGCGTTCAAGCTCACCGGGGAATTTTAATTGTCTCCATGATGCATGCTGAGGATTTATTGGAGAGAGGAGCAGAGGGATTTCTGGTGACTATTTCGATGGTTAAGAATAACGGACATCACGAGTTACAGGACATCCTGGTGGTTGAGGAGTTCGAGGATTTATTTGAGGCCTTAAAGGGGCCACCACCAGTGAGAGGAGATGCTCTCACTATTGAGTTGGAACCAGGGACATCACCGGTTTCATAG
- the LOC125585885 gene encoding uncharacterized protein LOC125585885, protein MPQRRGAKCTRTARFRADAREVVDEQGAAGNVQAEGVQPVALQFDQAALMQMVQQVATQAAQAAIQHIPPQQIPPQQIPLQQIPLQVPVQGVPGQQLPQGLQQPPPPPPLPVYRVYDERFYRLTSQMRNMDMEHFGGTVDATVAHDWKLSLQRKLEIIECPPEVSLRLAMQYLRGDALV, encoded by the exons ATGCCGCAAAGAAGAGGAGCTAAGTGTACTCGCACCGCTAGGTTCAGAGCTGATGCTCGTGAAGTTGTAGATGAACAGGGTGCTGCAGGGAATGTTCAGGCAGAGGGTGTGCAGCCTGTAGCCCTACAGTTTGATCAGGCTGCGCTCATGCAGATGGTTCAGCAGGTAGCTACCCAGGCTGCTCAGGCTGCTATTCAGCAT ATCCCACCGCAGCAGATCCCACCGCAGCAGATCCCACTGCAGCAGATTCCACTTCAGGTTCCTGTGCAAGGGGTTCCAGGACAGCAACTCCCTCAGGGTTTGCAacaaccaccaccacctccaccttTACCGGTTTACCGTGTTTATGATGAGAGGTTTTATAGACTCACGAGTCAGATGCGGAACATGGATATGGAGCATTTTGGGGGAACGGTGGATGCTACAGTTGCACATGATTGGAAGCTTAGTCTGCAACGAAAATTGGAGATTATTGAGTGCCCACCAGAGGTTTCCCTTAGGTTGGCTATGCAGTACCTACGTGGAGATGCACTTGTGTGA